In a single window of the Agrobacterium vitis genome:
- the trbF gene encoding conjugal transfer protein TrbF — MSLFKRPAAHYGKTPQPETPYQKAAQIWDERIGSARVQARNWRFMAFGSLILSAGFAAALVWQSTRGTVVPWVVQVDKLGQTQTVAAATADYRPTDPQVAWHLARFIEQVRSIPADPIIVRQNWLRAYDWTTDRGATALNDYARSNDPFTKVGKQQIAVEVSSVIRASPDSFRVAWTERRYENGQLSTTERWTAILTIVIQTPRDAERLKANPLGIYVNAISWSREMGE, encoded by the coding sequence ATGAGCTTGTTCAAACGACCGGCAGCCCATTACGGCAAGACGCCGCAACCCGAAACACCCTATCAGAAGGCCGCACAGATCTGGGACGAACGTATCGGTTCGGCCCGTGTGCAGGCGCGGAACTGGAGGTTCATGGCCTTCGGAAGCCTGATCCTTTCGGCGGGCTTTGCCGCAGCACTCGTCTGGCAGTCCACGCGTGGGACCGTCGTGCCGTGGGTCGTACAGGTCGACAAGCTCGGCCAGACCCAGACCGTCGCCGCTGCCACGGCCGACTATCGTCCCACCGATCCGCAGGTGGCATGGCATCTGGCGAGATTCATCGAACAGGTCAGGAGCATTCCCGCCGATCCCATCATCGTCCGCCAGAACTGGCTCCGCGCCTATGACTGGACGACGGATCGGGGTGCGACAGCGCTGAACGACTACGCGCGGTCCAACGACCCCTTCACCAAGGTCGGCAAGCAACAGATCGCCGTCGAGGTGTCGAGCGTCATTCGCGCGTCGCCCGACAGCTTCCGTGTCGCCTGGACCGAGCGCCGCTACGAGAATGGTCAGCTTTCCACCACCGAGCGCTGGACCGCGATCCTGACCATCGTAATCCAGACGCCCCGCGATGCTGAACGGCTCAAGGCCAATCCTCTCGGCATCTACGTCAACGCGATTTCATGGTCGAGGGAGATGGGCGAATGA
- a CDS encoding winged helix-turn-helix transcriptional regulator, whose product MSRPVSIDKWTMEVVVALHDRPRRFNDIKRQVGYSGISQQMLTQTLKMLKQDGMVE is encoded by the coding sequence GTGTCGAGACCTGTATCCATAGACAAGTGGACGATGGAGGTGGTGGTCGCGCTGCATGATCGTCCCCGGCGGTTCAACGATATCAAGCGGCAGGTTGGCTATAGCGGCATCTCACAGCAGATGCTCACCCAAACTCTCAAAATGCTCAAGCAGGACGGCATGGTCGAATAG
- a CDS encoding flavin reductase family protein codes for MKEIIMKDQEQTQLDPLNLRNAFGYFPSGVTALCALIEGKPAGMAVASFTTVSLDPPLVSVCIQNNSSTWPVLKTAERLGLSVLGSEQHGICSSLAAKGIDRFRDISWETSRAGAIFVSDAAMVIECSIHETIEAGDHQIILLRLHLFSINPHVEPLVFHRSTFRRLDTSLN; via the coding sequence ATGAAAGAAATCATCATGAAAGACCAAGAGCAGACTCAACTTGACCCCCTCAATTTGCGCAATGCCTTTGGGTACTTCCCGAGCGGCGTAACCGCGTTATGTGCATTAATAGAGGGCAAACCGGCCGGCATGGCCGTAGCATCCTTCACCACCGTTTCTCTCGACCCGCCCCTGGTTTCGGTCTGCATCCAGAACAACTCTTCAACCTGGCCAGTGCTGAAAACCGCTGAACGGCTCGGATTGAGCGTACTCGGCTCAGAACAGCATGGCATTTGCAGCAGCCTCGCCGCCAAAGGAATTGATCGGTTCCGGGACATAAGCTGGGAAACAAGTCGTGCGGGCGCAATTTTCGTTTCCGACGCAGCAATGGTCATAGAATGCTCGATCCACGAAACGATTGAAGCCGGTGATCATCAGATCATACTTCTACGCCTACACCTCTTCAGCATCAATCCGCATGTCGAACCCCTGGTGTTCCATCGCAGCACGTTTCGGCGCTTAGATACGTCACTCAATTGA
- a CDS encoding NAD(P)-dependent oxidoreductase encodes MSDLTVGFIGFGEAASCFSKHLKEQPSMRLLVFCNGRTNRPPYSEAFLRFAGEAGATTMDTLAELCGASDVIFSAVLVANALEVAREATSFLKPGTLYVDISASTPSKKRQIAAAIEAGGGLYVDANLMGSVAIYGAPVTLYCSGSGVSRFAELFIPRGMTIDVANDRAGDAAMVKMLRSVVTKGIEALVVEAFTIATLQGVRGEVMTGLFGSMDKTKFSDFVGMCILTDVLHSERRAVEMDEIATDIRAMELDPIMTEAAGRRLWASARLGLREAFVGRKDATLEQVLDAYAAAIKTGPPEAGTSRRRKG; translated from the coding sequence ATGTCGGATCTTACTGTCGGATTCATCGGCTTCGGCGAGGCGGCCTCCTGCTTCTCAAAGCATCTGAAGGAGCAGCCCTCAATGCGGCTGCTGGTATTCTGCAACGGCCGCACCAACCGACCGCCCTATTCGGAGGCATTTCTTCGCTTCGCCGGAGAGGCTGGTGCGACGACCATGGATACGCTGGCGGAGCTTTGCGGCGCAAGTGACGTGATCTTTTCCGCCGTCCTGGTCGCCAATGCGCTTGAGGTCGCGCGCGAGGCCACCTCCTTTCTGAAGCCCGGCACTCTCTATGTGGACATCTCCGCCTCGACACCGTCGAAGAAGAGGCAGATCGCAGCAGCAATCGAGGCTGGGGGCGGCCTCTATGTCGACGCCAACCTAATGGGATCCGTGGCGATCTACGGCGCGCCGGTGACACTCTACTGCTCCGGTTCCGGGGTTAGCCGCTTTGCCGAGCTGTTCATACCGCGCGGGATGACGATAGATGTGGCGAATGACCGAGCCGGCGACGCCGCCATGGTCAAGATGCTGCGCAGCGTGGTGACCAAGGGAATAGAGGCGCTGGTGGTTGAGGCATTCACCATCGCGACGCTGCAGGGCGTGCGCGGCGAGGTGATGACCGGGCTCTTCGGCTCGATGGACAAGACCAAGTTCAGCGATTTCGTCGGCATGTGCATCCTGACCGACGTCCTTCATTCGGAACGCCGTGCCGTTGAGATGGATGAGATCGCCACAGACATCCGCGCCATGGAGCTCGATCCTATCATGACTGAGGCCGCAGGCCGCAGGCTCTGGGCCTCGGCAAGACTCGGGCTGCGCGAAGCTTTCGTCGGCCGGAAGGATGCCACCCTGGAACAAGTCCTCGATGCCTATGCGGCCGCCATCAAGACAGGACCGCCGGAAGCGGGGACATCCAGGCGGCGAAAAGGCTGA
- a CDS encoding LacI family DNA-binding transcriptional regulator yields the protein MRKNEKRQTVRLRDVAQTAGVSVGTVSRVLNNNPTVSEEVRRKVEAVMKALGYEANIVAQSLRGSTTKLIACAIRDFDIPQFAQYIKEAEQVFRERGYTFILSATTNKPEVEVSLLKAFERRKVDGIMMTVSDEANASVNEALMRAPCPVLLIDRDHIKTLDRVTVDHLNGTRTAISHLIERGHRHIALLVGDTRAFPSYSRVAGFREAYQIHGVDPAMGTIRDRVIEQEDAFRETMALFSSSVPPTAIVAASMGALPGCLKALRALRREVGKEVSVVAGNDSDLAELYTPPITALKSDLAELARHASAMLLDRIEGKASGIGRVVTLPTTLVIRQSCWPVQDAED from the coding sequence ATGCGCAAGAACGAGAAGCGGCAGACCGTGCGACTGCGGGATGTTGCGCAAACTGCCGGTGTATCGGTTGGCACCGTGTCGCGGGTCCTGAACAATAATCCGACAGTTTCGGAAGAGGTTCGCCGGAAAGTCGAAGCGGTTATGAAGGCGCTCGGATACGAGGCGAATATCGTCGCTCAGAGCCTGCGCGGCAGCACCACAAAACTGATCGCTTGCGCCATTCGGGATTTCGACATTCCCCAGTTCGCCCAGTACATTAAGGAAGCGGAGCAGGTCTTCCGCGAGCGCGGCTATACATTCATCCTCTCGGCCACCACCAACAAGCCGGAAGTAGAGGTGTCGCTTCTGAAAGCCTTCGAGCGACGAAAAGTGGATGGTATCATGATGACCGTCAGCGATGAGGCAAATGCCAGCGTCAATGAGGCGTTGATGCGCGCGCCATGTCCGGTTCTGCTCATCGATCGCGACCATATCAAGACCCTGGACCGGGTCACTGTGGATCACCTCAATGGTACCCGCACAGCGATATCGCATTTGATCGAGCGCGGGCACCGGCACATCGCACTGCTGGTTGGGGATACCCGCGCCTTTCCCTCTTACAGCCGTGTCGCCGGCTTCCGGGAGGCATACCAGATCCACGGCGTCGATCCGGCAATGGGAACCATCCGCGACCGAGTTATCGAACAGGAGGACGCGTTCCGCGAAACCATGGCGCTGTTTAGCTCGTCGGTGCCGCCAACCGCCATCGTCGCCGCATCGATGGGAGCCCTGCCTGGTTGCCTGAAGGCGCTCAGGGCGCTGCGGCGCGAGGTCGGCAAAGAGGTATCGGTCGTGGCAGGCAACGATTCGGACCTTGCGGAACTCTATACGCCTCCGATCACCGCCCTGAAGTCCGATCTCGCGGAACTCGCCCGGCATGCTTCCGCCATGCTGCTTGACCGAATTGAAGGCAAAGCGTCGGGTATCGGCCGAGTGGTGACGCTTCCGACGACTCTCGTGATACGGCAATCCTGCTGGCCCGTGCAGGACGCTGAAGACTGA
- a CDS encoding DUF2274 domain-containing protein, with the protein MAKLKLGPLIEDKAVKISIEHPGPLYRDTTAYADYLNSRHIFVSLTGDDTCRN; encoded by the coding sequence ATGGCCAAATTAAAGCTCGGACCGCTTATCGAAGACAAGGCCGTCAAGATCAGCATTGAACATCCCGGACCACTGTATCGAGATACTACTGCGTACGCCGATTATCTGAACAGTCGACATATCTTTGTCTCACTTACAGGAGATGATACATGCCGCAATTAA
- the trbG gene encoding P-type conjugative transfer protein TrbG — MNKPPIRKAVNPSFRKPAFAAVLLSAAALAGCATPQKPPQIRYDADVPALPAVPAVLTDDRPKSLHIPPGWTPARGGATATTPTGRIQNANDAARVEPRREGYYNAIQIYPWSEGALYQVYAAPGQITDIALEPGESLTGAGPIAAGDTTRWIIGDTESGSGTTRRVHVLVKPARPDITTNLVISTDRRTYLIELRSGEKPYMPSVAWSYPQVPGSRQSIPDTPAIPAVAARNYRYGLTGDTPPWRPVSVYDDGRKVYVEFPRGIVQGEFPPLFVIGPEGEAQIANTRIYRNILIVDRLFGAAELRLGSGKHQQTVRIVRTSGVVQAPTAQTKEGGRSS; from the coding sequence ATGAACAAGCCGCCAATCCGCAAAGCCGTAAACCCGTCTTTCCGTAAACCCGCATTTGCTGCCGTGCTCTTGTCTGCCGCCGCACTGGCCGGCTGCGCCACGCCGCAGAAGCCGCCACAGATCCGCTACGACGCCGATGTGCCGGCACTGCCGGCCGTTCCTGCCGTGCTGACCGATGATCGTCCGAAGTCGCTGCACATTCCGCCTGGCTGGACGCCGGCGCGCGGAGGAGCCACGGCAACCACCCCGACCGGGCGGATTCAGAATGCCAATGACGCGGCCCGTGTCGAGCCACGCCGGGAGGGCTACTACAACGCCATCCAGATCTATCCCTGGAGCGAGGGTGCGCTCTATCAAGTCTATGCCGCACCCGGCCAGATCACCGACATCGCGCTCGAACCCGGCGAAAGCCTCACCGGAGCCGGGCCGATCGCCGCCGGCGATACTACGCGCTGGATTATCGGCGATACCGAGAGCGGCAGCGGCACCACCCGGCGCGTGCATGTCCTAGTGAAACCCGCACGTCCCGACATCACTACCAACCTGGTGATTTCCACCGATCGCCGTACCTACCTGATCGAATTACGCTCCGGTGAAAAACCCTACATGCCATCGGTCGCCTGGTCCTATCCACAGGTGCCGGGCTCTCGACAATCCATCCCCGACACGCCGGCTATTCCGGCCGTGGCGGCGCGAAACTACCGCTATGGCCTCACCGGCGACACGCCGCCCTGGCGGCCGGTCTCCGTCTATGACGATGGCCGCAAGGTCTATGTCGAATTTCCGCGCGGCATCGTACAGGGGGAATTTCCGCCGCTCTTCGTCATCGGCCCGGAAGGCGAGGCGCAGATCGCCAATACCCGTATCTATAGGAACATCCTGATCGTTGATCGCCTCTTCGGTGCGGCGGAATTGCGCCTGGGCAGCGGCAAGCATCAGCAGACTGTGAGGATCGTCCGCACAAGCGGAGTTGTGCAGGCGCCGACAGCCCAAACCAAGGAAGGAGGGCGGTCGTCATGA
- a CDS encoding LLM class flavin-dependent oxidoreductase, with amino-acid sequence MADKRKMRLVAFLKAGPTSHHHGMWRHPETDNGFLDPAWYEQLAQTLERGFFDCLFFADVMGLYDYYNGNFNTFVSKGGALSLLDPIPILAMMSRVTKHIGLGATLSTTFVNPYQIARVLGTLDVLSGGRMAWNVVTSASSTEARNFGLEAMPGRSERYEKAHEVVDACMHLWDSWQDGALVMDKENGVFADPSKVRYVDYKGKWVKTRGPLTVPRSPQGHPVIMQAGSSGPGRAFAARWAEMIFTLQHSTREMVAFRAEMREALAAAGRNPDDCAVLPSVDPIIGETESIAREKQAYVNSLVDPELGMSLMSSHVGSDLSKYTPDQSLLDLQLEEGSRGSLDVILQGTKAEGLTIGEAAKRFATSELAPQVVGTPEQVADQLEMMFTAGGCDGFILTPTVSPGTWEQFARSVVPILQKRGLMRTSYEGPTLRQNLR; translated from the coding sequence ATGGCAGATAAACGAAAGATGCGCCTCGTGGCATTTCTGAAGGCAGGGCCTACCAGTCATCATCACGGCATGTGGCGCCATCCAGAAACCGACAACGGCTTTCTCGACCCGGCTTGGTATGAGCAACTTGCCCAAACGCTCGAAAGGGGCTTCTTCGATTGCCTGTTCTTCGCCGACGTGATGGGCCTGTACGACTATTATAACGGCAACTTCAACACTTTCGTGTCCAAGGGTGGGGCGCTCAGTCTGCTCGATCCCATTCCCATCCTGGCGATGATGTCGCGGGTCACAAAGCATATCGGTCTCGGCGCGACGCTTTCGACGACGTTTGTCAATCCCTACCAGATCGCCCGCGTCCTCGGCACGCTCGACGTATTGAGTGGCGGCCGTATGGCTTGGAATGTCGTGACTTCCGCCAGCAGCACCGAAGCGCGCAATTTCGGGCTTGAGGCGATGCCCGGCCGCAGTGAGCGATACGAAAAAGCCCACGAGGTGGTGGATGCATGCATGCATCTCTGGGACAGTTGGCAAGACGGCGCGTTGGTGATGGACAAGGAAAACGGTGTCTTCGCCGATCCTTCCAAGGTCCGCTACGTCGACTACAAAGGCAAGTGGGTGAAAACACGCGGACCGCTCACCGTTCCACGCTCGCCGCAGGGGCATCCTGTTATCATGCAGGCTGGCTCTTCCGGACCTGGCCGCGCTTTTGCCGCCCGCTGGGCTGAAATGATCTTCACGCTGCAGCATAGCACCCGCGAAATGGTCGCCTTCCGCGCCGAGATGCGTGAAGCCCTTGCCGCTGCCGGGCGCAATCCGGACGATTGCGCCGTCTTGCCGTCCGTCGACCCGATCATCGGCGAGACGGAATCGATTGCGCGGGAGAAGCAGGCCTATGTCAACAGCCTAGTCGATCCGGAACTCGGCATGTCGTTGATGTCCTCGCATGTTGGCAGCGATCTTTCGAAATACACGCCCGACCAGTCTCTTCTGGACTTGCAACTGGAGGAAGGTTCACGCGGCTCGCTCGACGTTATCCTCCAGGGCACCAAGGCCGAGGGCCTTACTATCGGGGAAGCGGCCAAGCGCTTCGCGACCAGCGAGCTTGCTCCTCAGGTCGTTGGTACGCCCGAGCAGGTGGCCGATCAGTTGGAGATGATGTTCACCGCTGGCGGCTGCGACGGTTTCATCCTGACGCCCACAGTGTCTCCCGGGACTTGGGAGCAGTTCGCTCGCTCGGTGGTGCCAATCCTGCAAAAACGCGGGCTGATGCGGACTTCCTACGAGGGCCCCACGCTACGTCAGAACTTGAGGTGA
- a CDS encoding LysR family transcriptional regulator, translated as MPDLALDLRYLRYALLVAEHGSFRRAAEAIDMSQSTVSRRIQLLERRLGGPLFVRSLSGAKLTEAGARFLEEAALGASYIHEAVKDMKATHREGSGKIRIGLMTSLASGFLPNLVGEYHSRFRKVDVKIAEATFEEATAGVLSGRIDVAFLPGKPQLPRCQSVQLWNEQLFLALPRRHFLASADSVVWENVRNETFLIPAGIAGAELDHHLLRQLSDSNFQPRMSLQGVGRDNLLNMVGKGFGVSLALSSTSGSAHREVVFVPISDGPKIIYFSAVWSLRNQNPALKQFLELATEKSHRNMDVN; from the coding sequence GTGCCGGATCTTGCGCTTGACCTGCGATACTTACGGTATGCGTTGCTCGTCGCCGAACACGGCAGTTTTCGTCGTGCTGCGGAGGCCATTGACATGTCCCAATCTACTGTCAGCCGCCGGATTCAACTGCTTGAGCGGCGACTCGGAGGGCCTCTTTTTGTTCGCAGCCTTAGCGGAGCGAAGTTGACCGAAGCAGGGGCTAGATTCCTGGAAGAAGCCGCCTTGGGTGCGTCTTACATCCATGAAGCTGTAAAGGACATGAAGGCAACCCATCGTGAAGGCTCCGGTAAGATACGGATAGGTTTGATGACATCCTTGGCAAGTGGATTCCTCCCCAATCTTGTAGGGGAATATCATTCTCGCTTTCGCAAAGTCGATGTGAAGATAGCGGAAGCGACCTTCGAAGAAGCCACGGCTGGCGTTCTTAGCGGCCGCATAGATGTTGCCTTTCTGCCAGGAAAGCCGCAACTGCCGAGATGCCAGTCAGTTCAACTCTGGAACGAACAACTTTTCCTTGCATTGCCAAGACGACATTTTCTTGCATCGGCTGATAGCGTCGTTTGGGAAAATGTACGCAATGAGACATTTCTAATCCCGGCGGGTATCGCTGGCGCGGAACTCGATCATCATCTGCTAAGACAACTTTCCGATTCCAATTTTCAGCCGAGAATGTCTCTACAAGGCGTTGGCCGAGATAACTTGTTGAACATGGTGGGCAAAGGATTCGGTGTCTCGCTGGCCTTATCATCAACGTCCGGCAGCGCACACAGAGAAGTAGTGTTCGTGCCTATCTCTGATGGTCCGAAGATCATCTATTTCAGTGCTGTTTGGTCGCTACGAAACCAGAACCCGGCCCTAAAGCAATTTCTCGAATTGGCGACCGAAAAATCACACCGAAATATGGACGTCAATTAG
- a CDS encoding DUF2274 domain-containing protein: protein MPQLRLGPLPKVGVFRLTITLPESLKEELDLYSAEHGRLYEPIETAALIPHMLEAFIRSDRGWRSRRAKAGGARQRGLSPPASSTTRGDETLP from the coding sequence ATGCCGCAATTAAGACTTGGGCCTCTGCCAAAGGTCGGCGTTTTTCGGCTGACGATCACGTTGCCGGAATCCCTCAAGGAAGAGCTCGACCTATATTCGGCCGAGCATGGTCGCCTCTACGAGCCGATAGAAACGGCTGCGTTGATCCCGCATATGCTGGAAGCGTTCATCCGCTCCGATCGCGGCTGGCGCAGCCGCAGGGCCAAGGCCGGCGGCGCGCGGCAGCGCGGTTTGTCTCCGCCGGCGAGCAGTACGACCCGTGGCGACGAGACATTGCCCTAG
- a CDS encoding MFS transporter, producing MTRSRRKKHNIILVALLGLIAFTNALGSVIVFPLGPFMAADLGIPVHRVALTSVCFNGAAGLGGIVGAFFLGTVDRRRSLMLALLAIAVATGVIAVFPHASFTTVLTARVAAGFCSGPLLALVIATASDLTSDAARGRAVSAIIGAYGFALLLGAPISLTVQTLSGSWQSAFGLLACLYVVLSLPVLFGVFGSTQAGLAGVRLTVDNVFNAVAKPGGKTGLMLTAGASYATFLISPHISAYALTNLSFSTAELGYIYLVGGVLSFVATGGTGWVIDRIGTVAASLAAGLVLTALLSYAFFLHQPMPAMAFVLGMLLAAQLARSTVAQTTASRIAEPEDRIAYQCLVSAITSIASAAGAASSAALLRERLDGQVTGMPVLALISILLCWLSFGLVMRMERILTTNELKK from the coding sequence ATGACTAGATCAAGGCGAAAAAAGCACAATATTATTCTCGTAGCACTGCTTGGACTGATCGCATTCACAAATGCGCTCGGATCGGTCATCGTGTTTCCGCTCGGCCCTTTCATGGCTGCCGATCTCGGAATTCCTGTTCACCGCGTGGCGCTAACCAGCGTCTGTTTCAACGGCGCGGCAGGGCTCGGCGGCATAGTGGGCGCCTTCTTCCTGGGTACAGTCGATCGACGCCGATCCCTTATGCTTGCGCTTCTGGCCATAGCTGTGGCCACCGGCGTAATCGCCGTGTTTCCGCATGCGAGCTTTACCACGGTGTTGACGGCCCGGGTAGCGGCAGGCTTTTGTTCCGGTCCCTTGCTTGCCTTGGTAATCGCCACAGCGTCTGACCTGACGAGCGATGCGGCCCGAGGTCGGGCCGTGAGCGCGATCATCGGAGCTTACGGCTTCGCGCTCCTGCTCGGTGCGCCGATCTCGTTGACCGTTCAGACTCTTTCGGGTTCCTGGCAATCTGCATTTGGCTTACTCGCGTGCCTTTATGTCGTGTTGTCTCTGCCTGTCTTGTTCGGCGTGTTCGGGTCGACGCAGGCTGGGTTGGCCGGTGTTCGTCTGACCGTCGACAATGTCTTCAATGCTGTCGCCAAGCCCGGCGGAAAAACTGGCCTCATGCTGACGGCCGGCGCTTCTTACGCGACTTTCCTGATTTCGCCGCATATCAGCGCCTATGCTCTCACGAACCTCAGCTTCTCGACAGCGGAACTGGGTTACATCTATCTTGTAGGAGGTGTGCTTTCCTTTGTTGCCACCGGCGGTACCGGTTGGGTCATCGACCGGATCGGCACGGTGGCGGCCTCATTGGCGGCGGGCCTCGTTCTCACTGCATTGCTTTCTTATGCCTTCTTTCTGCATCAACCGATGCCGGCCATGGCTTTTGTGCTTGGAATGCTGCTGGCGGCCCAGCTTGCCCGCAGCACGGTGGCCCAGACAACAGCAAGCCGCATCGCGGAACCGGAAGACCGGATCGCGTATCAGTGCCTCGTATCGGCAATAACGAGCATCGCTTCGGCTGCGGGCGCAGCGAGTTCGGCCGCCTTGCTGCGTGAGCGCCTCGACGGGCAAGTGACGGGCATGCCGGTTCTCGCCCTTATCAGCATTCTTCTGTGCTGGCTCTCTTTTGGGCTCGTTATGCGCATGGAGCGTATACTCACGACGAACGAACTAAAAAAATGA
- a CDS encoding TrbI/VirB10 family protein, whose amino-acid sequence MSEADNRQDATQAPGPVPPMRLRAEPPRVTRLSRKVLAGLGLVASLGIGGALIYALQTRDRGNGGEELYSTENRTTADGLAGLPRDYTGPILGPALPGDLGRPILSARDRGQPVVVPTMTAPNVDPAEQRRLAEAEAARTSRVFFQTETRTTASAITPNANTTPNLAGLDQAGAPTAQDRQAAFLNAAVDRRTVAADRVMSPASPYVLQAGSVISGALITGIRSDLPGQITAQVTENIYDSPTGRILLVPQGTRIIGQYDNNVGFGQRRVLLVWNRLIFPNGRSIVLERQPGADTQGYAGLEDGVDYHWWDLAKAAGLSTLLSVGAELATDDDDRLIQAIRNGGQDTINDAGQQIIQRQLQIAPTLTIRPGFPVRIIVTRDLVMEPYRG is encoded by the coding sequence ATGAGCGAGGCCGACAACCGCCAAGATGCAACCCAGGCCCCCGGTCCTGTTCCACCCATGCGCTTGCGAGCGGAACCGCCGCGCGTCACCCGGCTATCGCGCAAGGTGCTCGCCGGACTTGGCCTGGTCGCGTCGCTCGGTATCGGCGGCGCATTGATCTATGCGCTTCAGACTCGAGATCGCGGCAATGGTGGGGAAGAGCTCTACTCGACCGAGAACCGGACCACTGCCGACGGCCTGGCAGGTTTGCCGCGAGACTATACCGGTCCCATCCTGGGGCCGGCTTTGCCGGGGGATCTCGGCCGTCCGATCCTCAGTGCGCGGGATCGTGGTCAGCCTGTCGTTGTGCCGACAATGACGGCTCCGAACGTCGATCCGGCCGAGCAACGCCGCCTCGCCGAAGCGGAAGCCGCCCGAACCAGCCGCGTGTTCTTCCAGACAGAAACACGGACAACGGCAAGCGCGATAACGCCCAACGCGAATACGACGCCGAATCTTGCCGGTCTCGATCAGGCCGGCGCTCCCACGGCACAGGACCGGCAGGCCGCCTTCCTCAACGCTGCCGTCGATCGCCGCACCGTTGCAGCCGATCGCGTGATGTCGCCGGCGTCGCCCTATGTGCTGCAGGCCGGTTCGGTGATATCCGGAGCGCTTATCACCGGCATTCGCTCCGATCTCCCCGGCCAGATTACCGCCCAGGTCACCGAGAACATCTACGACAGCCCGACTGGCCGCATTCTGCTTGTGCCGCAGGGCACCCGCATCATTGGCCAATATGACAACAACGTCGGCTTCGGCCAGAGGCGTGTCCTCCTGGTCTGGAACCGGCTGATATTCCCGAATGGACGATCCATCGTTCTCGAACGACAGCCTGGTGCCGATACGCAGGGCTATGCCGGTCTCGAGGATGGCGTCGACTACCACTGGTGGGATTTGGCGAAGGCAGCCGGTCTTTCGACGTTGCTCTCGGTTGGTGCAGAACTCGCCACGGACGACGACGATCGGCTGATCCAGGCCATCCGCAACGGTGGCCAGGATACGATCAATGATGCCGGACAACAGATCATCCAACGTCAGTTGCAGATCGCGCCGACGCTGACCATCAGGCCCGGATTTCCGGTCCGAATTATCGTCACCCGGGATCTCGTGATGGAGCCCTATAGAGGTTGA